CGGTGCAATAAGAACAATCCGTGCAATTTTTGGATTTTTGAATCCAATACGAATAAAAACAATCTTCATTTGTACTGCTTTCCACCAGTAAATAGCCATTTTTATTGTCTTCGCAAATATGGGTGTATTCGGAGTGCGTACTGTTGCGGTTGAGAATTGCGGGGCGAGGCACGTTGTGTAAAAGTCCTTCGAATTGTTTAAAAAAAGAACGTGAAAAATCAAAAGAAAATCCATGCGCTAGCGGATCCCATCCATCGCTCCACCAACAACTTTGGCAGTAAATCGGAGCCTTTGCCATGGGGTGATACACGGAAATATTTTTTTTATGACACGCATCACACGTCCGTTCATAAAGATTTCTTTCATTGCGAAACGCCAAACGTCGTTGTTGTCGACAATCCGGGCATAAAACAGGCTCGGGAAGTGTAAATATCAGCCCCGCTATTTTGACGGAAAATTTTTCAAGAAAGTACACGTCCTCCTTGAGAACGGAAAAAGAGTTTTTACAGTGGGGGCATTTTTTTATAGCCATATCCTTTAATACACGAAATCACTCGGGGAATACGTGTCGAGGTTTTTTACGCCAAGGACCTTGATGACCTCCTCGACCACATTGGCAAACGGGACGGTTCGTTGTTGTCCCTTTGTCATGTCGCGAATGATGATCGTGCCATCATGCACCTCGGTGATGCCCAAAATAAGCGTGTACGGTACCTTGAATTTGTCCGCCAATTTGAGCTGAGCTTTCATACTGCCTTTGCCCAAAGCTCCCACGGTTTTAATGCCGTGGTCGCGCAAATCCCAGATCAAATTGAGACATTTTTTCTTGGATTCATCCCCGAGTTGCGCTACAAAAATTTGAAGGTCGTCTTTTTGCGGGACTTGGATTTGTTCGCGTTTCATATTCGAAATGATGCGTTCAATTCCGAAAGCTATGCCCACGGCCGGAGTCGGTTGTCCTCCCAAGAGTTCAACCAGTCCGTCGTAACGTCCTCCGCCTCCGATTGCATTTTGCGCGCCTTCGCTTGTGTCCCAAAATTCAAACACGGACTTGGTGTAATAATCGAGCCCGCGCACCAATTTGTCATTTTCTTTATATTTAAGCCCCATTTCCGTAAGGTATTCGAGGAATTTTTTATGAAAATCCGCACATTCCGCACAAAGATACGTTTTTAATTTCGGGGCCAATTCCGCTAAAATTTGGCAGTCTTCTTCTTTGCAATCAAGCAAGCGCAAGGGTTTTTTGCCCAAACGATGCACACACGTTTCGCACAACGAGCGTTCTTTTCCGATGTAATAATTTTGCAAATCCGTGATGTATTTTTCACGACACATCGGACACCCGATGCTGTTCACTTGAATGGTGAAAAGATGGGCAATCCCAAGATCTTCGATGATTTTATTGGAAAGTTGAACCACCTGGGCATCCAGCGCCGGGTCCGATTCTCCAATGATTTCAATTCCCAGTTGCCAAAATTGACGAAAACGTCCTTTTTGAGGACGATCGTAACGAAAATGCGGTTCAATATAATAAAGTTCCACCGGCTGAGGCCATTCCTTCATCCCGTTTTGAATGTAAGAACGCACCACACCGGCCGTGCCTTCGGGCTTGAGCGTGAGAGAACGATCTTTTTTATCCATGAACGTGTACATCTCTTTTTGCACCACATCCGTGTTGTCGCCAATGGCGCGTTGGAACACATCTGTAAACTCAAAAATCGGCGTGGAGATGCGACGAAAACCGCTTTGACGACAACGATGACGAATCACTTTTTTGACATAGGTGTAGTACAAATGTTCGTCCGGCAAAATGTCGAAAACTCCAATGGGAAGATGACATTTTTTATTTTTAGCGTCGTCCATAGCGGGAATTTATTAAAAATTAATGAAATAAAAAGAATACACGATACCCTTCACTATACTGAAATTTAAGTTGTACGCAAGTTGAAATTCAAACGTTTTAATACATTAAAACAGCGAGAAAGGATCTCTCGATTTCATTTGAATTTTAGAACCCAACCTCGGTAGAGGCTAGGACCGAATGCTCTGGCGCATATCGTTTCGGATCAAGTTGATCGCGGAAATACCCGGCTCCGGCGATCATGGCCGCATTGTCGGTGCAGTAAATGAGTTTTACGGGAAATCGAAGGGTTACATTCGGAAGTTTTTTAATCAATCGTTCATGAACGCGAGTACGAAGTCGGGTATTCGCGGAAACCCCTCCGGCAAGATGTACTTCGCGAGCGCCATATTTTTGCGCCGCAACAATTACTTTTGTACTCAAAATATCGCACACCGCTTCTTCAAATGATGCGGCAAGATCGGCTTTATTCAATGCAACTCCTTCTCGCTGCACCAAGCGCGAAACCGCCGATTTCAATCCGGAAAAGCTGAAGTCATACCCTTCCTTTAATAAGGCGCGAGGCAATGGATAGCAAGATTCATTACCCGTAGCGGCAAGGCGGGAAATTTCCGGGCCACCGGGATAAGGAAGATCGAGAAGTCTCGCCACTTTATCAAAGGCTTCACCCGCGGCATCATCAAGGGTGGATCCTAAGGAAACGATGTTTCCATGTCCTTTCATTAAAAAAAGCTCATTGTGCCCCCCGGAAATCGTGAGTCCCACAATCGGAAACTGAATTTCGTCCGCATTTCGATCTAAAAAATTGGCATAAATGTGGCCTTCGATATGATTGATGGGAACGAGTTTTTTCCCACCCAAACGGGCCAACGTGCTCGCCGTATTGGTTCCGGTCAGCAAGGATGCGATCAGCCCGGGCCGGGCCGTGACCGCAATGGCGTCGATTTGTTCAAACGAGATTTTTGCCTCTTCAAGCGCTTTTTCAATGACCGGTAAAATATGAACCGTGTGTTCGCGCGCCGCCACTTCCGGCACAACGCCCCCTGTTTGCCGATGCAGATCCACCTGCGATGCAATCACATTCGACAAAACAACGCATCCGTCTCGCACCACAGCGGCCGCGGTTTCATCACATGACGTTTCAATCCCAAGAAAAATCATAAAAAATCATAAAAATAACATCACAAAAATGCCATTTTAAAGAGATAAGTGCAAGAAATAAAAAAATCCGCAAAGCCTTGAATAAAGGATTTGCGGATTTCAATGACAATAAAAGTCAATTACTGAACCACTTCGTCCGTTGTGGGTTCTGTGGTTGGGACGGTGACATCGTCCGTGGTCGGTGCAACGACCTCATCCGTTACAGTTTCTTCGGTGGTGGTTTCGTCCGTGACGGTTTCATCCGTGTCCGGAGTTTCGCACCCGACAAACGCGAACATGAGCACACTGAGGCTCAAGAGGGCAAGAAGCTTTTTCATAGTGAAAAAAAATAAAAAATAACGAATTCCATTATACGCGGAATTGATCTGTCGTAATCTAAAAACTCTTGCAAAGAGACTGGATTTATAGCGCGGAAGATAAATTCTTTTTAACAAATTTTATTAAAAAATGGCTTATAAAAGCCGTGAGTAAGGCTTCTCGGAATGGTTTTATTCTGGTATAATAATAAGTGAAAAAATAAGCAAAAAATGGAAAAAACCTCCCTCAAAATTGTTAAAATTTTGCAAAAAGCAGGGTTCCAAGCGTATTGGGCCGGCGGTTGCGTGCGCGACATGTTGCTCGGCCAAGAAGCCAAAGATTACGACATCGTAACCAACGCCATTCCCGACGAAACAGAAAAACTCCTCAAGAAAACCATTCCAATCGGTCGAAAATTCGGGGTGCTTTTGGCCCTGGAAGGAGATCATCAATTTGAAGTTGCCACCTTCCGTTCCGAAGGCACGTACACGGATTGCCGCCGTCCGGATTGCGTGGCTTTTACGCATGCGGAAGAGGATGCCAAGCGCCGCGACTTCACCGTGAACGGGATTTTTTACGACCCCATTGCCAAAAAAATCTACGATTATGTGGGGGGACAAGCCGATTTGAAAGAACGACTTTTACGATTTATTGGAGATCCGCATCAGCGCATTCAAGAGGATCATTTGAGGATTTTGCGCGCCATTCGATTTAAAAATACGTTGAATTTTCAATACCATCCGGACACGTATCAAGCCTTATGCACGCATGCCAAACTTGCGGATGAAGTGGCCGGCGAGCGCATTCAGGATGAGTTGAATAAAATGATTGTGTCAGATCGTTTTAGCGACGCACTGGAGGACATGCTCGAGACCGGGGTGCTGAAAGAGACTTTGCCGGAAGCGTATGCCATGAAAGGCGTGCCTCAGCCCTACGAATATCACCACGAGGGCGATGTGTGGGAGCACACAAAGGAAGTGGTGGCCTCGTTGTCGAAATACGCGAGTTTGAATTTGCGGTGGGCTGCGTTTTTTCATGACATTGGCAAGCCCCCGACATTTAAGTTGGAGGAGCGAATCCGATTTGATCATCATTCGGAAGAAGGCGCGAAAATTGCAGAAATTATTTTGCGACGCCTTAAATTTCCACGAAAAGACATCGAGGAAATCGTGTGGCTCATCGAACATCACATGATGATTCAACAATTGCTCGAGATGCCGCTGGGCCGAAAACGTCATTGGTTTTTGAACCCGTGGTTCAAGGATTTATTGAGTTTGATGGAAGCGGACATTGGCGGAACGAGACCGGCAGGATACGAGCTCTACACTGCGTTGGCCGAAGAATACAACGAGACACTTAAACAAATTCCACACCCGCCCGAGCCGTTATTGGACGGCAATGACATTATGAAATTGCTGGATCTCCCCCCGGGAAAACAAGTGGGCGAAATCGCCAAACATATTCGCGAAAAACAGCTTGCGCATGAGCTGAATACCAAGGTTCAGGCCAAGGAATGGGTGAAAGAGAACTTCAGTTCATTAAATGTTCATGAAATTCATTAACGGGTCATTTTTTATTCATCATTTTTTAATTATCTTTTAATTTTCATCCTCCTATGCCTCCCTGCAAATTCAATCCTTTCAAGTTCAAAGTCTCCATTGTCGGTTGCGGTAATGTTGGCGCTTCGGCCGCGTACGCCATGATGCTCGACGGTACGCCCACGCACCTCACGCTCATCGATTTGTGCAAAGAACGAGCCGAAGGCTTGATGCTCGACATGGAGCATACCCTCGCTTTTGTGGATTACACAGAGCTCAAAGGCAGTAATAACATCGAGGATTGCAAGGATTCGAATGTGGTTTTTATCACCGCCGGCGTGCCTCAAAAACCGGGGCAATCTCGTCTCGAACTCATTGAAATCAATCGAAAAATTTTCAAAACTCTCATCCCAACAATCGTAAAAGCCGCACCTCAAGCCATTCTTGTGATTGTGAGCAATCCGGTAGATGTGCTGACTTACGAGGCGATCAAACTTGCAAAACTTCCAAAAGGGCGCGTGTTTGGAACCGGAACCATGCTCGACACCGCGCGTTTTCAATTTCACATTGGCGAAAAACTCAACATCAGTCCGCAGAGCGTGGAAGCCTACGTTCTCGGTGAGCACGGGGACAGTTCGTTCCCGGTGTACAGTTCCGCGCAAATCGGCGGAAAGCGCTTGCTCGATTTTCCCGGATTCGGCAAACGTGGCATGGAAGCGTGCTACAAAACCACCCGCGACGCAGCGTACAACATCATTCACGACATCGGCTACACCTGTTATTCGATTGGCGTGGTCATGCGCCAAATCATGAAGCACATTTTTGAAGATTCGCGCATCGTGGTCCCGCTTTCCCAAAAAGTCGACGGGTATTATGGAGTGAAAGACGTGTGTCTCAGCATCCCGTGTGTGTTGGGAGCTAACGGAATCGAGAGAACTATCGATATTCCGCTGGACCGGGCCGAGCAGAAAAAACTCAAACAATGCGCAGAGTTGTTGAAGGGGTATCAGAAGGGGAAATAATCCGACCCATATAAACAGGCAGGAGGGAAGAGTTTTTGTGAAAATTTTTAAGGAAGAAACGCCGAGAATCATGATCCGAGGCGTTTCGCTCCCATTTGAATAAAAACTCCTTCCCTTCTGTCTGTATTCATTTGAGAAAGAATTGCTATAATACCCTCATGAATTTTGACGATCCCCAGATCCCGCACACGATTCGTACCAGCACGCGCGCCAAGCGTTTAACCATTTCCGTGCGCCAAACCGGAGAAGTGGCGTTGATTATCCCTGTCGGGGGATCGATTCGAGCGGCGGAAAAATTTCTCAAAAAAAAGATGAAATGGGTGATGAAAAAATTGGATTTATTTCAAAAGATAAAAGTACGCCATCCCGAGTTGAAAACCCTAAAATCACAAGATAAAAAAGCCGACGTTGAAGCCACTCGCGCTTTGGTGGAAAATTTGATCAAAAAATACAACGAACAAGATCGCTTTCGTTACAATAAAGTTCGAATTAAAAAACATCGATCACGATGGGGGAGTTGCTCTTCCAAACGCAATTTAAATTTCAACGCAAAAATTGCACTTCTCCCGCCGCATTTGGCCGAGTACATCGTGGTGCATGAGCTTTGTCATTTGAAGGAAATGAATCATTCGCGTCGATTTTGGCAGAGGGTTGAGGAAAAATATCCTCAGTATAAAATGGCTAGGAAAGAGCTGAAGGGGTATAGCTCGTCATGACGCTTCGTAATGTCGCCCTTCGAGAGCCTCAGGGTGACATTCCTCATTTACACTCTCATTTAATCATTTTTAATCCTCATCCCCCATGCCATCTCTTTCCGCCCAATGCCAGCAGTGTCACACGCCCTTTGAAATCCATGAAAAAGACCGCGCTTTTTATGAAAAACTCGATTTGCCGAACCCTAAAATTTGCCCGGAGTGCCGCGCTCAACGTCGACTCGCGTATCGCAACGAGCGCACGCTTTACCAACGCGCTTGCGACCTCTGCCGCAAGCCCATGATTTCGACTTACTCCAAGACTTCGCCCTTTCCCGTGTATTGCCAGGAATGTTTTTGGAGCGACCATTGGAATGCGTTTGATTTTGGCCTCGAAATCGATGTCGAAAAGCCGTTTTTTCCGCAATTTCATGAATTGTTAATAAAAACGCCACGCCTCGCGATTGTGAACAAACAATCGGAAAATAGCGATTACTGTAATTATTCATTCGCGAATAAAAATTGTTACCTCACGTTTGGCAACCACTATGAAGAAGACTGTTTGTACGGCCATTATTCGACCAAAAATAAGAATTGCACCGACTACCTTTGGCTCTACAAATGCGAACTGTGCTACGAGTGTCTTTTTTCGAAAAACTGCTACCGCTCGGTTTACTTGGATCACTGCGAAGATTGCCAGGAATGTTGGTTTTCCGTGGATTTGAAAGGGTGTAAAAATTGCTTTTTATGCGCCAATTTGCGGCACAAAGAATATTACATTTTGAACAAGCCGTATTCTAAAGAGGAGTATTTAAAAACTATTGCCTCGTATCGATTGAGCGATTATAAATCCTTTAAAAAAGGCGTGGATTCGTATCGCGGCGATTTCCGAACCAAATTTCCGTTTCAAGCGTTGTATCAGGTCAATTGCGAACAGTGCGAAGGCAGCAATCACGAACAATCCAAAAATTTGCGTGCGTGTTTTGACTGCACCAAATGCGAAGATTGCGCGTACGGGTTTCAGATGGACGAAACCTACGATTCCATGGACATGAATTGCATGGGCTACGATCGAAGCGAAGTGTGTTATGAAACCGTGGGATGCAGCGGACTTTTCAACGGATTGGCCTGCGATTCGTGCTGGCACGACAGCGATTTGGCGTATTGCAATTTGTGCTTTTCATCGAAAAATTGTTTTGGATGCATTGCATTGCAACACGGAGAATATGCGATTTTGAACAAAAAATACGACAAAGAAAATTATGAACATTTAATGAAAAAGATTAAAATTGAGATGAAAAAAAGAGGGGAATGGGGTGAATTTTTCCCGGGAATGGTTTCGCCGTTTGCGTACAACGAGACGGTGGCGAGCGAGTATTATCCGTTGTCTAAAACTGAGGCGGAAAAGCAGGGCTTTCGTTGGTTTGAAAAAAACGAAGCCGAATTCAAAGGAGAAAAAATCCTCAAAGCCAGCAAATTACCGGATCGAATCGAAGAGGTGAAAGATACTATTTTAAAGGGAGCAATTGAATGTGAGATTACAAAAAAACCATTCCGAATTGTAAAACAAGAATTACAATTTTATCGTGAGAATAAATTGCCGTTACCGCGAAGACACCCGGATCAACGGCACAAAGACCGCATGCAATTGAGAAATCCGCGCCGATTGTGGTCTCGCACATGCGCCAAATGTGGCGCCTCAATCCAAACCACCTACGCCCCGGGGCGGCCCGAAATTGTGTATTGCGAGGGGTGCTATTTAAAGGAAGTGTATTAACCTTTGCCCTGCCTATGTCATTCCCGCGGATGCGGGAATCCAGATTTTCTCATTCTGGATCCCCGTGTGCACGGGGATGACAAATCTCAATAATTCTTGCTCATGGCTCCCATTCAAAAAAACTGCCGTGAATGTCAAACCCCCTTTGAAATCACAGATAGTGATTTGCAATTTTACGAACAAATTTCTCCGATTTTCAACAATAAGAAATACCCGATCCCTCCTCCCTCCCTCTGCCCGCCCTGTCGCCAACGCCGCCGCCTTGCGTTTCGCAATGAACGATCGTTGTACCAGAGAAAATGCGATCGCATTGGCAAGCCGATCATCTCTATGTATTCGCCGGAAAAACCGTATCCCGTGTACGACCGTGACGTGTGGTGGAGCGACGAATGGGACGGACTGAGTTACGGCCAGGCTTTCGATTTTTCAAAATCTTTTTTTGAACAATTTTACGATTTAATGAAAAAAGTGCCGCGTATCAACATGACGCTTTCTCATTGCGAAAACAGCGATTACGGCCCGTATTGCGTCTCTTCCAAAAATATTTATATGTGCAATTCGTGTGTGGATTCCGAAGATATTTTTTACTCATATCAGGCGAATCATTCGAGGGATTGTGTGGATTGCATGCTTTGTTACAACAGTGAACTTTGTTATGAGTGCGTGTATGGGGTCAATTTGTATCACAGCGCGTTTTCATTGGATTGTCGGGATTCGAGAGATTTATGGTTTTGCCGAGATTGCCAAGGGTGTGAACAATGCATTGGATGTGTAAATTTAGTGCAAAAAAAACATCATGTTTTCAACAAGCCTGTATCTGAATCCGAGTACAAAGAATGGCTCCAACGTTTAAAAACTCCCAAAGATCTTGCACAACTGAATGAACAATTCATTAACTTTTCATTAAAATTTCCTTGCCGTGCGCTTCACAACATTCAGGTGGAAAATTGTATAGGCGATCGATTGATCCGATCCAAGAACGCACGATATGCGTTTGACGCCGAGGATTTGGAGGATTGTGCGTACATTTACGTGTTGCCCATGGGCGCAAAAGATACGCACGACACGCATTATTCACCCAAAGCAGAATGTGTGTACGAAGCCATGTCTGCCACGCACGATTATCGCGCCGCATTCGTAAACCACGCGTGGGATGTGAAAGAATCCTGTTACGTGGACCATTGTTTTTATTCATCGCATTTATTCGGATGCATTGGATTAAAGAAAAATGAATATTGCATTTTGAACAAACAATACACAAAAGAAGAATACGAGATTTTAGTGCCCAAAATCATTGAACATATGAAGGGGACAGGAGAATGGGGGGAATATTTTCCAATGAAAACGTCGCCTTACGCCTACAATGAAACCATTGCTCAAGATGTTTTTCCAAGCACAAAGGAAAGAGCGACGCAGGAAGGGCTCACATGGAAAGAAAATGAAAAAAAAGAATACGCATCTCTAAAAAACAAAAAGGATATTTTCGCCTGCGAATTATGTGGGAAAAATTATCGACTCATTCCGCAAGAATTAAAATTTTATCATAATCATGAAATTCCGATTCCACGCCAATGCCCGGATTGTCGATACAAAAGACGCCTTGCTCAAAGAAGTGCGCATAAAATTTGGCCTCGCACCTGCGCCAAATGCAACGCTCCGATCCAAACCACCTATGCCCCGGGGCGGCCCGAGATTGTGGATTGCGAGGGGTGCTATTTAAAGGAAGTGTATTAGATTTTTCCATTTCTTCTCCAGTCCCTCAAAATCATTGGGCTCGATCACGAAATTGGCTTTTCCAACGGATTTGAAAAGGTTTTTCACTTTGGTTTCATACGCAAAACCGATGCACGGGATTTTGTACATAAAAGAAAGGATGTTGGCGTGCAGACGGAAATTTAAGGCCGCAGCGCCTGTTGCAAAAATGGATTCAAAATTACCAAAATCAACCGAAGTGATGGCGGGTTTATGTGAGGTCATGAGTCGCGCCACTTTTTCGGATAATGCTCGATCGTTGCCATTGTTTTCAAAAATTAAAAATGCGGTTTGAAGTTTTTGTTGCGCATGCACTTGATCCAAAAATGTCGCAAGTTTCTCGGAAAAATCAGGGTTTAAAAACGATCCATCGCGCAACGAAACCAACAGTTTTTTTGAGGATTTTTTGGGAGAACGTGTCGATTTTAATTCAATCGTAAACGCCGGATCCGGCGCAATTTCAATCGTTTTAGTCACGCCAATAGCTTTTAGGATTTCAGCAGACTCTGGATCTCGCACTTGAATTTTCCAAAACCGTGAAAAGAGTTGTCGAACCACCCATTTTGAGAAATTTTTATGAATAGGGCCAACGCCTTGGCCCAAACACACAATTTTTTTTCGCAATAAAATCGCAGGCAAAATTTGCAATCCGGAAATCCAAATCGTACGCGGCACCTCATCCGTAAACAACGTGCCCCCGCCAAAAACAACCTGGTCCGCGCGTCGATATTGTCTAAGCGTTTCCACCCATTCGAAGCGCAAAAAAGAACGCAGTCCTGTTGGGAAAACATAAAAACTTTTCACCCCGTGCACTCGTTCCGTTTCCGCAGGATCCGCAGATAAAACCACTTTTTCGCAAGGTCCTTCTTTTTCAAGTCCTTCCAGAATCCCTCGCAACACCAATTCATCCCCGAAATTTTTCGCTCCATAATTTCCTAAAATCAACACCGTATCTTTTTTGAGCTCTTTCCTGGGAGTGGCAATAAGAAAAACATATTCGCCCTTGAGAATTCCAATTTCACCCAAAAATCGATCCAGCCAAACCAACGCTTTGACCAAGGATTTATACCCTGAAATTTGAGGCCGAATGCGCGCAATAAAAAATCGAATGAACGTGAGCGGATATTCCTTCTTTTCAACATGAAAATGACGCTCAACCGTTTGTTCGAGATCCGCGCTTGCCACATCTTCAAACGGCGAGGTTTCGCCAATCTTTTGTCCTGAAACTTTTTTCCAAAAATAGGAGCATTTTTCTTTGAACGGTTCTTCGGTCGGCAAAATCATGTAAAAAAACAACGCCAACATTTTACTCATCATGCCGCGAAAACCACGAAATTCAATATGATCAAAAATCAAAAAAGCCCCCTCTTTTCGGAGCGCTTTTTTCATCTCCTCGCAAATCGCTTCCAAGCCGGCCATGTGATGGAGAGAATCCCACACCACCACAGCCCCGAATTTTTCCGCAGGAAATTTGGCATGATTCAAGTCCTTGATTTCAAACGTCATTTGCCCGGATTTCGGATTTCCCTTTTTCTGTTTTTTGGCTTGCTCTTGAGCAAAAGAAATATTTTCTTGCGCCACGTCATAGCCCTCGACATCAATCCCGTGTGACGCAATTTCACGTGACAGCCATCCGGTCCCGCACCCTAATTCCATCACCGGTCCGCCCGTCCTTACCGCGCGCTCAATGATCTCGTTTTTATACGGCCCGCGAATCAACCCTTCCAAAAACGAATCCTCCCACATCGACACAGGTTTCTGTGTGCGAAAATTTTTCCGTGAAGCAAAATCAAAGCCTTTTTTCTGCAAAACTTCAACTTCTTTGTCCCAAAAATCGCCTTCGCCTTTTATTTTTTTCGAATAATCATGATCCATAGCGAAATCTTATTACACCAATCGTTCTTTGACCAGCCTTTGGTGCGTTTCGCGTTGAGTCAAAATGAGGGCTCCAACACCGGCAAAAAAGAGCGCCAAGCGGAGCACCCAACCGAGATAGGGGATAAACATGAGCAATTTGATGAAAAGCAATCC
The genomic region above belongs to Candidatus Gracilibacteria bacterium and contains:
- a CDS encoding CCA tRNA nucleotidyltransferase codes for the protein MEKTSLKIVKILQKAGFQAYWAGGCVRDMLLGQEAKDYDIVTNAIPDETEKLLKKTIPIGRKFGVLLALEGDHQFEVATFRSEGTYTDCRRPDCVAFTHAEEDAKRRDFTVNGIFYDPIAKKIYDYVGGQADLKERLLRFIGDPHQRIQEDHLRILRAIRFKNTLNFQYHPDTYQALCTHAKLADEVAGERIQDELNKMIVSDRFSDALEDMLETGVLKETLPEAYAMKGVPQPYEYHHEGDVWEHTKEVVASLSKYASLNLRWAAFFHDIGKPPTFKLEERIRFDHHSEEGAKIAEIILRRLKFPRKDIEEIVWLIEHHMMIQQLLEMPLGRKRHWFLNPWFKDLLSLMEADIGGTRPAGYELYTALAEEYNETLKQIPHPPEPLLDGNDIMKLLDLPPGKQVGEIAKHIREKQLAHELNTKVQAKEWVKENFSSLNVHEIH
- a CDS encoding polysaccharide pyruvyl transferase family protein translates to MDHDYSKKIKGEGDFWDKEVEVLQKKGFDFASRKNFRTQKPVSMWEDSFLEGLIRGPYKNEIIERAVRTGGPVMELGCGTGWLSREIASHGIDVEGYDVAQENISFAQEQAKKQKKGNPKSGQMTFEIKDLNHAKFPAEKFGAVVVWDSLHHMAGLEAICEEMKKALRKEGAFLIFDHIEFRGFRGMMSKMLALFFYMILPTEEPFKEKCSYFWKKVSGQKIGETSPFEDVASADLEQTVERHFHVEKKEYPLTFIRFFIARIRPQISGYKSLVKALVWLDRFLGEIGILKGEYVFLIATPRKELKKDTVLILGNYGAKNFGDELVLRGILEGLEKEGPCEKVVLSADPAETERVHGVKSFYVFPTGLRSFLRFEWVETLRQYRRADQVVFGGGTLFTDEVPRTIWISGLQILPAILLRKKIVCLGQGVGPIHKNFSKWVVRQLFSRFWKIQVRDPESAEILKAIGVTKTIEIAPDPAFTIELKSTRSPKKSSKKLLVSLRDGSFLNPDFSEKLATFLDQVHAQQKLQTAFLIFENNGNDRALSEKVARLMTSHKPAITSVDFGNFESIFATGAAALNFRLHANILSFMYKIPCIGFAYETKVKNLFKSVGKANFVIEPNDFEGLEKKWKNLIHFL
- a CDS encoding L-lactate dehydrogenase, which encodes MPPCKFNPFKFKVSIVGCGNVGASAAYAMMLDGTPTHLTLIDLCKERAEGLMLDMEHTLAFVDYTELKGSNNIEDCKDSNVVFITAGVPQKPGQSRLELIEINRKIFKTLIPTIVKAAPQAILVIVSNPVDVLTYEAIKLAKLPKGRVFGTGTMLDTARFQFHIGEKLNISPQSVEAYVLGEHGDSSFPVYSSAQIGGKRLLDFPGFGKRGMEACYKTTRDAAYNIIHDIGYTCYSIGVVMRQIMKHIFEDSRIVVPLSQKVDGYYGVKDVCLSIPCVLGANGIERTIDIPLDRAEQKKLKQCAELLKGYQKGK
- the tsaD gene encoding tRNA (adenosine(37)-N6)-threonylcarbamoyltransferase complex transferase subunit TsaD; translated protein: MIFLGIETSCDETAAAVVRDGCVVLSNVIASQVDLHRQTGGVVPEVAAREHTVHILPVIEKALEEAKISFEQIDAIAVTARPGLIASLLTGTNTASTLARLGGKKLVPINHIEGHIYANFLDRNADEIQFPIVGLTISGGHNELFLMKGHGNIVSLGSTLDDAAGEAFDKVARLLDLPYPGGPEISRLAATGNESCYPLPRALLKEGYDFSFSGLKSAVSRLVQREGVALNKADLAASFEEAVCDILSTKVIVAAQKYGAREVHLAGGVSANTRLRTRVHERLIKKLPNVTLRFPVKLIYCTDNAAMIAGAGYFRDQLDPKRYAPEHSVLASTEVGF
- the hisS gene encoding histidine--tRNA ligase, whose amino-acid sequence is MDDAKNKKCHLPIGVFDILPDEHLYYTYVKKVIRHRCRQSGFRRISTPIFEFTDVFQRAIGDNTDVVQKEMYTFMDKKDRSLTLKPEGTAGVVRSYIQNGMKEWPQPVELYYIEPHFRYDRPQKGRFRQFWQLGIEIIGESDPALDAQVVQLSNKIIEDLGIAHLFTIQVNSIGCPMCREKYITDLQNYYIGKERSLCETCVHRLGKKPLRLLDCKEEDCQILAELAPKLKTYLCAECADFHKKFLEYLTEMGLKYKENDKLVRGLDYYTKSVFEFWDTSEGAQNAIGGGGRYDGLVELLGGQPTPAVGIAFGIERIISNMKREQIQVPQKDDLQIFVAQLGDESKKKCLNLIWDLRDHGIKTVGALGKGSMKAQLKLADKFKVPYTLILGITEVHDGTIIIRDMTKGQQRTVPFANVVEEVIKVLGVKNLDTYSPSDFVY
- a CDS encoding M48 family metallopeptidase is translated as MNFDDPQIPHTIRTSTRAKRLTISVRQTGEVALIIPVGGSIRAAEKFLKKKMKWVMKKLDLFQKIKVRHPELKTLKSQDKKADVEATRALVENLIKKYNEQDRFRYNKVRIKKHRSRWGSCSSKRNLNFNAKIALLPPHLAEYIVVHELCHLKEMNHSRRFWQRVEEKYPQYKMARKELKGYSSSGRFVMSPFESLRVTFLIYTLI